From Corvus cornix cornix isolate S_Up_H32 chromosome 6, ASM73873v5, whole genome shotgun sequence, one genomic window encodes:
- the ZNF511 gene encoding zinc finger protein 511, translated as MLPLPPGLQLLLREGLPQNPPQDPPSQHRPQRPQPTPPFTFAPRRLRLGPQHPLFEDGDVHRHLYLQGVLTSLEEVAERPKVSEFSCHISGCSQVFDTLESYEHHYNTLHRNVCSFCKRSFPSGNLLDIHILEWHDSLFQIMAEKQNMYQCLVEGCTEKFKSSKDRKDHLVTVHLYPADFRFDRPKKVKSGSKHTSCPAEQGASVPMDVSVEMAEQFQVNPMETGPEENMEISQPAASPGPSLPEKRLYKSRIPSTICFGQGATRGFKGPRKKV; from the exons AtgctgccgctgccgccggggcttcagctcctgctccgtGAGGGGCTCCCTCAGAATCCCCCTCAGGATCCCCCGTCCCAGCACCGCCCCCAGCGCCCTCAGCCCACGCCGCCCTTCACCTTCGCCCCTCGCCGCCTCCGCCTCGGCCCCCAACACCCGCTCTTCGAG GATGGGGACGTGCACAGGCATCTCTACCTGCAGGGCGTCCTCACCAGCCTCGAGGAGGTGGCCGAGAGACCCAA GGTGTCTGAGTTCAGCTGCCACATCTCCGGGTGCAGCCAGGTGTTTGACACGCTGGAGAGCTACGAGCACCACTACAACACCCTGCACAGGAACGTCTGCTCCTTCTGCAAGCGCTCCTTTCCCTCGGGGAATCTCTTGGATATCCACATCTTGGAGTGGCACGACTCCCTCTTCCAGATAATGGCCGAGAAGCAAAATATG TACCAGTGTCTGGTGGAAGGCTGCACGGAGAAGTTCAAGAGCAGCAAGGACAGGAAGGATCACTTGGTGACTGTGCACCTTTATCCTGCTGACTTTCGCTTCGACAGGCCCAAGAAGGTGAAAAG TGGCTCCAAGCACACGAgctgtcctgcagagcagggcgCCAGCGTGCCCATGGATGTGAGCGTGGAGATGGCAGAGCAATTCCAAGTGAATCCCATGGAAACAGGGCCTGAGGAGAACATGGAGATCTCtcagcctgcagccagccctggcccctCACTGCCAGAGAAACGGCTCTACAAATCCAG GATCCCATCCACAATTTGCTTTGGACAAGGTGCCACCCGAGGATTTAAAGGACCAAGGAAGAAAGTCTGA
- the TUBGCP2 gene encoding gamma-tubulin complex component 2, with protein sequence MSEFRIHHDVNELLSLLRVHGGEGAEVYIELLQKNRTPYVTTTVSAHSAKVKIAEFSRTPEDFLKKYDELKSKNTRHLDSLVYLLSKLTEDKETLHYLQQNAKERAELAANAATSSSTNFSIPTSTSKMSLQELEELRKQLGSVTANSSAQQPLELTRKILRDKQNKKNSGQPIPVFPSWVYERPALIGDFLIGTSLSTDTTVPIGTLPLASQESVIVEDLLYVLIGVDGRYITAQALVGRQNRAFSLDPNLDLSIKELVTRILPVAASYSAVTRFIEEKSSFEYGQVNHALAAAMRTLIKEYMILITQLEHLQRQGLLSLQKLWFYIQPTMRTLEILASLATSVDKGECMGGSTLSLLHDKTFNYTGDSQAQELCLYLTKAASVPYFEILEKWIYRGIINDPYSEFMVEEHELQKEKIQEDYNDKYWDQRYTVVQQQIPSFLQKMADKILSTGKYLNVVRECGRDVTCPVAKEVIYTLKERAYVEQIEKAYNYASKVLLDFLMEEKELVAHLRSIKHYFLMDQGDFFVHFMDLTEEELKKPVDDIVTTRLEALLELALRMSTANTDPFKDDLKIDLMPHDLITQLLRVLAIETKQEKAIISADPTELTLSGLEAFSFDYIVKWPLSLIINRKALTRYQMLFRHMFYCKHVERQLCNVWISNKTAKQFSLHSAKWFAGAFTLRQRMLNFVQNIQYYMMFEVMEPTWHILEKNLKLASNIDDVLSHHTSFLDNCLKDCMLTNPELLKIFSKLMSVCVMFTNCMQRFTQSMKLDSEMERLTLEHGTMLGPPTDEERAEEAAKKKLTNKLLAEHADSLHLTSGFEATINKFDSNFSTHLLDLLDKLSVYSTNDCEHSMLNIIYRLDFNGFYTERLEHMSAERSQKAPPPLPRLAVPAQ encoded by the exons ATGAGCGAGTTCCGCATCCACCACGACGTGAACGAGCTGCTGAGCCTGCTGCGGGTGCACGGCGGGGAGGGCGCCGAGGTCTACATcgagctgctgcagaagaacCGCACGCCCTACGTCACCACCACCGTCTCTGCACACAGCGCCAAG GTGAAAATAGCAGAGTTTTCTCGAACTcctgaagattttttaaagaagtacGATGAGCTGAAGTCTAAAAACACCAGACATCTGGATTCTTTAGTTTATCTGCTGTCCAAACTCACCGAAGACAAAGAG ACACTCCACTACCTGCAACAAAATGCTAAAGAAAGGGCAGAACTCGCAGCAAatgcagccaccagcagcagcacgaATTTTTCCATCCCCACATCCACTTCCAAGATGTCTCTGCAGGAGCTAGAGGAGCTGCGCAAGCAGCTGGGCAGTGTCACAGCCAACTCCAGTGCACAGCAG CCTCTTGAGCTTACACGAAAAATCCTCCGGGATAAGCAGAACAAGAAGAATTCTGGCCAGCCCATTCCAGTATTCCCATCCTGGGTGTATGAGAGACCTGCACTTATTGGGGATTTCTTAATTGGCACCAGTCTAAGCACTGACACAACAGTACCAATAG GCACTTTGCCGTTGGCCTCGCAGGAGTCCGTGATTGTGGAGGACTTGCTGTACGTTCTCATCGGTGTGGATGGAAGGTACATCACAGCACAGGCCCTCGTGGGCAGGCAGAACCGAGCCTTTTCACTCGATCCAAACCTGGACTTGTCCATCAAGGAGCTGGTGACCAGGATTCTTCCTGTGGCAGCAAGTTACTCTGCTGTCACCAG GTTTATAGAGGAGAAGTCTTCCTTCGAGTATGGACAGGTAAATcatgctctggctgctgccatgCGGACTCTAATCAAGGAATACATGATATTAATTACCCAGCTGGAGCATCTTCAGAGGCAGGgactcctgtccctgcagaaaCTGTGGTTTTACATCCAGCCCACAATGAGGACCCTGGAGATTCTGGCTTCCCTGG ctACTTCTGTGGATAAGGGTGAGTGCATGGGAGGATCAACCCTGAGCTTGCTCCATGACAAGACTTTCAATTACACGGGGGACAGCCAGGCCCAGGAGTTGTGCCTGTATTTAACCAAGGCAGCCAGCGTGCCTTACTTTGAAATCCTGGAAAAGTGGATCTATAGAGGCATCATTAATGATCCATACAG TGAGTTCATGGTGGAGGAGCACgagctgcagaaggagaagaTTCAGGAGGACTATAATGACAAGTACTGGGATCAGAGATACACTGTTGTTCAGCAACAGattccctccttcctgcagaAAATGGCTGACAAAATCCTGAGCACAG ggaaataCTTAAATGTTGTGCGGGAATGTGGACGAGATGTCACCTGCCCTGTGGCCAAAGAGGTCATCTACACTTTAAAAGAGAGAGCCTATGTGgaacaaatagaaaaagcatATAACTATGCCAGCAAAGTTCTTCTGGACTTCCTGATGGAGGAGAAAGAGCTGGTGGCTCACCTAag GTCTATAAAACACTATTTCCTGATGGATCAAGGGGACTTCTTTGTTCACTTCATGGATCTGACGGAGGAGGAACTTAAGAAGCCTGTAGATGACATCGTAACGACGAGGCTGGAGGCTCTGCTGGAATTAGCCCTGAGAATGAGCACAGCCAACACTGATCCTTTCAAGGATGATTTAAAG ATCGACTTGATGCCCCATGACCTCATCACGCAGCTCCTGAGAGTATTGGCCATAGAAACAAAGCAGGAGAAGGCCATCATCAGTGCAGACCCCACAGAGCTCACCCTCAGCGGCCTGGAGGCCTTTTCCTTCGACTACATTGTGAAGTGGCCTCTGTCCCTCATCATCAACAG gAAAGCACTGACAAGGTACCAGATGCTTTTCAGACACATGTTCTACTGCAAGCACGTGGAAAGGCAGCTGTGCAACGTTTGGATCAGCAATAAGACAGCCAAGCAGTTCTCCCTGCATTCAGCTAAGTG GTTTGCTGGTGCTTTCACACTGCGGCAGCGGATGCTGAATTTTGTGCAGAATATCCAGTATTATATGATGTTTGAAGTGATGGAGCCAACATGGCACATTCTGGAGAAGAACCTGAAGCTG GCATCCAACATCGACGATGTCCTGAGCCACCACACGAGCTTCCTGGACAACTGCCTCAAGGACTGCATGCTCACCAACCCGGAGCTGCTCAAGATCTTCTCCAAGCTGATGTCTGTGTGTGTCATGTTCACCAACTGCATGCAG AGGTTCACACAGAGCATGAAGCTGGACAGCGAGATGGAGAGGCTCACCCTGGAGCATGGCACCATGCTGGGCCCGCCCACGGACGAGGAGCGTGCTGAGGAGGCTGCCAAGAAGAAGCTGACCAACAAG CTTTTAGCAGAGCATGCTGACAGCCTGCACCTCACATCTGGCTTTGAAGCCACCATCAACAAGTTTGACAGCAATTTCTCCACACATCTGCTGGACCTGCTGGACAAACTGAGCGTGTACAGCACCAATGACTGCGAGCACAGCATGCTCAACATCATCTACAG